One Micromonospora sp. WMMD1120 genomic region harbors:
- a CDS encoding isocitrate lyase/phosphoenolpyruvate mutase family protein: MSKATELRALLSGDRMVRTVGARDGLSAKLVQEAGFDAVWASSFETSATHGLPDASLLTMTQFLDVAEAMNLVVDLPIVADCDTGFGGPLNVAYAVQRYEKRGIAAMSIEDKMFPKMNSFAATAQHLVSTEEFVQKIQAGKQAQESGDLLLIARTEALIAGFDLDEALRRAHAYADAGADAILVHSKSRNPDQVLGFGARWDRDVPLVAVPTTYPVVSEKDLYEVGYRLVIYANHGMRAAIKGMRATLADLARSDSAAGLEDSLASMAEVFALQNMPAAFQELA; the protein is encoded by the coding sequence ATGTCCAAAGCCACTGAACTACGTGCCCTGCTCAGCGGTGACCGCATGGTGCGGACGGTGGGCGCTCGGGATGGACTGAGCGCGAAGCTGGTGCAGGAGGCGGGCTTCGACGCGGTGTGGGCGTCCAGCTTCGAGACGTCCGCCACGCACGGCCTCCCCGACGCCAGCCTGCTCACCATGACCCAGTTCCTGGACGTCGCCGAGGCGATGAACCTGGTGGTCGACCTGCCCATCGTGGCCGACTGCGACACCGGGTTCGGTGGTCCGCTCAACGTCGCGTACGCCGTGCAGCGCTATGAGAAGCGCGGCATCGCGGCGATGAGCATCGAGGACAAGATGTTCCCGAAGATGAACAGCTTCGCGGCGACCGCCCAGCACCTGGTGTCCACCGAGGAGTTCGTCCAGAAGATCCAGGCCGGCAAGCAGGCCCAGGAGAGCGGGGACCTGCTGCTGATCGCCCGTACCGAGGCGCTGATCGCGGGGTTCGACCTGGACGAGGCGCTGCGCCGGGCCCATGCCTACGCCGACGCCGGCGCGGACGCCATCCTGGTGCACAGCAAGAGCAGGAACCCCGACCAGGTGCTCGGGTTCGGCGCCAGGTGGGACCGGGACGTGCCGCTGGTGGCGGTCCCCACGACCTACCCCGTCGTGAGCGAGAAGGACCTCTACGAGGTGGGCTACCGCCTGGTGATCTACGCCAACCACGGCATGCGCGCGGCCATCAAGGGCATGCGCGCCACCCTCGCCGACCTGGCCCGAAGCGACTCGGCCGCGGGCCTGGAGGACTCCCTGGCGTCGATGGCCGAGGTGTTCGCGTTGCAGAACATGCCGGCCGCCTTCCAGGAGCTGGCGTGA
- a CDS encoding MFS transporter, translating into MNHPLRFVVAAHALSTYGSFLNMVALGLFALDLTDSTVQTGLFMAVRLAAGFLAGPLAGVLVARHPRERLMVGADLLSAGTLVSLVVAPSVGQPVVLYALAVVLGAGQTLWGVALRSGIPDLVAPDRLARANAHLVAARSTAMLLGFGTSGVVVTVLGYHAAFLLDAATYVLSALLLTRVGGWRPTAAHRPSTGRPYGLRVRHALSGVAPVVLAMVAVRAADAFGSASHNVGLPVYATATRPDAPASFAALFTASWAVGSLVVSRLLARRLRAGPVSPLAFGLATCAMSVLFVSAFTGPPLWLLVVVVVAAGMADGYAEISYTTRLQAVEPSRRAHLFGLAGAVQNAGFGLGMVVSAVALDQFAPFPVIAAAHGLALVAAVVFLVSQLRFPQRRARRPAVQKVEVPP; encoded by the coding sequence ATGAACCACCCCCTCCGTTTCGTCGTCGCCGCACACGCCCTCTCCACCTACGGCAGCTTCCTCAACATGGTGGCGCTGGGGCTGTTCGCCCTGGACCTCACCGACTCCACGGTGCAGACCGGGCTGTTCATGGCCGTCCGGCTGGCGGCGGGGTTCCTGGCGGGTCCGCTGGCCGGGGTACTCGTGGCGCGTCACCCGCGTGAGCGCCTGATGGTCGGCGCGGACCTGCTCTCGGCCGGCACGCTGGTGTCGCTGGTGGTGGCGCCGTCGGTCGGGCAACCGGTGGTGCTCTACGCGCTCGCCGTCGTCCTCGGCGCCGGACAGACCCTGTGGGGGGTCGCGCTCCGCAGCGGGATACCGGACCTTGTCGCACCCGATCGGCTCGCCCGCGCCAACGCGCACCTCGTCGCCGCCCGGTCGACGGCCATGCTGCTCGGCTTCGGCACCTCGGGCGTCGTCGTCACAGTGCTCGGCTACCACGCCGCGTTCCTGCTGGACGCCGCCACCTACGTGCTCTCCGCGCTGCTGCTGACCCGGGTCGGCGGTTGGCGTCCGACGGCCGCGCACCGCCCATCGACCGGTCGTCCGTACGGTCTCCGGGTCCGCCACGCGCTCTCCGGTGTCGCACCTGTGGTGCTGGCGATGGTCGCGGTCCGGGCCGCCGACGCGTTCGGGTCCGCGTCACACAACGTCGGTCTGCCGGTGTACGCCACCGCGACCCGTCCCGACGCGCCCGCGTCGTTCGCCGCCCTGTTCACCGCGTCCTGGGCGGTGGGCAGCCTCGTGGTCAGCCGCCTGCTCGCCCGCCGACTGCGGGCCGGCCCGGTCTCCCCGCTCGCCTTCGGGCTCGCGACCTGCGCGATGTCGGTGCTGTTCGTCAGCGCCTTCACCGGTCCACCACTGTGGTTGCTGGTCGTCGTGGTGGTCGCGGCGGGAATGGCGGACGGGTACGCCGAGATCAGCTACACCACCCGGCTGCAGGCCGTCGAGCCGTCGCGCCGGGCGCACCTGTTCGGCCTCGCCGGGGCGGTCCAGAACGCCGGGTTCGGCCTGGGCATGGTCGTCAGCGCCGTCGCCCTCGACCAGTTCGCCCCCTTCCCGGTGATCGCCGCCGCGCACGGGCTCGCCCTCGTGGCCGCCGTCGTGTTCCTGGTCAGCCAGCTCCGCTTCCCGCAACGCCGCGCACGCCGACCGGCTGTGCAGAAAGTCGAGGTTCCCCCGTGA
- a CDS encoding acyl carrier protein gives MELDLRRLTQLMVEFGDRDATVDVDLSGDVGDCSFESLGFDSLALFNTFARIEQDYGVSLPLDSVLAAGTPNELLRLTNAQLSHHS, from the coding sequence ATGGAGCTTGACCTGCGACGGCTGACGCAGTTGATGGTCGAATTCGGGGATCGCGACGCCACTGTCGACGTGGACCTCAGCGGCGACGTCGGCGACTGCTCGTTCGAGAGCCTCGGGTTCGACTCCCTCGCCCTGTTCAACACGTTCGCCCGCATCGAGCAGGACTACGGCGTGTCGCTTCCACTGGACTCGGTGCTCGCCGCCGGGACACCCAACGAACTGCTCCGGCTGACGAACGCGCAGCTGAGCCACCACAGCTGA
- the asnB gene encoding asparagine synthase (glutamine-hydrolyzing), producing MCGIAGWVGYDHDPSVNSDTIRAMTRPLECRGPDSEGFWLDASVALGHRRLAVIDPAGGHQPMVAEDDDRVLAVLTFCGEIYNFRELRGELSARGHHFRTTGDTEVLLRGYLEWGAGVADRLNGMYAFGVWDVEREELVLVRDRMGVKPLYYSQTPDGVLFGSEPKSILAHPGGSRRVDADGLREVLDMVKTPEHAVFADMREVRPGHLVRVGRTGLRIERYWGLEAREHTDDLDTTVGHIRALLDDTVRRQLIADVPLCTLLSGGLDSSAVTALAARALGRDQVRSFSVDFRGAGDSFQADAVRSAADAPFAWELSAFVGSRHTEVLLDSRELLDPAVRAAVLRATDIPPAFWGDMWPSLYLLFRAIRQHSTVALSGESADELFGGYRWFHNPGAVRADTFPWLTSGSARYFGGLRLLDPGLVEKLDLPGYRAARYREALAEVPVLPGEPADERRMREISYLNLTRFVQTLLDRKDRMSMAVGLEVRVPFCDHRLVDYVFNVPWQLKTFDGREKSLLRAAAGDLLPESIRTRVKTPYPATQDPGYEQGLQRELAEVLADQDAPVRPLLDLDRARAVSSRSTGAVSRPYDRGSLEMALWLNRWLTTHQVALDL from the coding sequence GTGTGTGGGATTGCGGGATGGGTCGGCTATGACCACGACCCGTCCGTGAACAGCGACACCATCCGTGCGATGACGAGGCCCTTGGAGTGCCGCGGGCCGGACAGCGAGGGGTTCTGGCTCGACGCCAGCGTCGCGCTGGGGCACCGGCGGCTCGCCGTGATCGACCCGGCGGGCGGCCACCAACCGATGGTCGCGGAGGACGACGACCGGGTACTGGCGGTGCTCACCTTCTGCGGTGAGATCTACAACTTCCGCGAGTTGCGCGGTGAACTGAGCGCCCGGGGACACCACTTCCGGACCACCGGCGACACCGAGGTGCTGCTGCGTGGCTACCTGGAGTGGGGCGCCGGCGTCGCGGACCGGCTCAACGGCATGTACGCCTTCGGCGTCTGGGACGTCGAGCGGGAGGAACTGGTCCTGGTTCGCGACCGGATGGGTGTCAAGCCGCTCTACTACAGCCAGACGCCGGACGGCGTGCTGTTCGGTTCCGAGCCGAAGTCGATCCTGGCGCACCCGGGTGGCTCGCGCCGGGTCGACGCCGACGGCCTGCGCGAGGTCCTCGACATGGTGAAGACGCCCGAGCATGCCGTCTTCGCCGACATGCGCGAGGTCCGCCCCGGTCATCTGGTCCGCGTCGGCCGCACGGGCCTGCGGATCGAGCGGTACTGGGGGTTGGAGGCGCGGGAGCACACCGACGACCTGGACACCACTGTCGGTCACATCCGGGCGCTCCTCGACGACACCGTCCGTCGCCAACTGATCGCCGATGTCCCGCTCTGCACCCTGCTCTCCGGCGGGCTGGACTCCTCGGCGGTCACCGCGTTGGCGGCCCGGGCCCTCGGCCGGGATCAGGTGCGCTCGTTCTCCGTCGACTTCCGGGGCGCCGGAGACAGCTTCCAGGCGGACGCGGTCCGCTCGGCCGCCGACGCGCCGTTCGCGTGGGAGCTGTCGGCCTTCGTCGGCTCGCGGCACACCGAGGTCCTGCTCGACAGCCGGGAACTGCTCGACCCCGCCGTACGCGCGGCGGTGCTGCGCGCCACCGACATTCCCCCTGCCTTCTGGGGTGACATGTGGCCGTCGCTCTACCTGTTGTTCAGGGCGATCCGGCAGCACTCCACCGTCGCGCTGTCCGGAGAGTCCGCCGACGAGCTGTTCGGCGGGTACCGCTGGTTCCACAATCCGGGCGCCGTGCGGGCGGACACCTTCCCGTGGCTCACCTCCGGGTCGGCCCGTTACTTCGGCGGGCTGCGGCTGCTCGACCCCGGGCTGGTGGAGAAGCTCGACCTGCCCGGCTACCGCGCGGCGAGGTACCGGGAGGCGCTGGCCGAGGTTCCGGTGCTGCCCGGCGAGCCGGCCGACGAGCGCCGGATGCGGGAGATCAGCTACCTCAACCTCACCCGGTTCGTGCAGACCCTGCTCGATCGCAAGGACCGGATGAGCATGGCTGTCGGTCTCGAGGTCCGGGTGCCGTTCTGCGACCACCGACTGGTCGACTACGTGTTCAACGTGCCGTGGCAGCTGAAGACCTTCGACGGTCGGGAGAAGAGCCTGCTCCGCGCGGCGGCCGGGGACCTCCTGCCGGAGTCCATCCGGACGCGGGTCAAGACGCCCTACCCGGCCACCCAGGACCCCGGGTACGAGCAGGGTCTCCAGCGTGAGCTGGCCGAGGTGCTCGCCGACCAGGACGCTCCGGTCCGTCCGCTGCTCGACCTGGACCGGGCACGGGCCGTGTCGAGCCGCTCCACCGGCGCGGTCAGTCGCCCCTACGACCGGGGCAGTCTCGAGATGGCCCTCTGGCTCAACCGCTGGCTCACGACGCACCAGGTCGCGCTGGATCTCTGA
- the aepY gene encoding phosphonopyruvate decarboxylase → MTTGEEFLTALEARGVTFLSGVPCSYFAAPLRLLADHERVSYVPAVNEGSALAIAAGARLAGVPAGVLIQNSGLGNLINPLTSLVLPYSIPLLVLMSMRGYPTAGPGEPQHRLMGRVSTTWLDSMDLPYWHFEREGMPFVELMAEVSKTLESGRTCFVLVGKNAIEPPGPLAEPTGEGRVLRDDLVRALAAELRDEAVVSTTGYLSRAMFGAGDRPTNLYMQGSMGHAAGLAFGAALQRPDRRFVVLDGDGSMLMHLGGVATIGRYAPRNLVHIVFDNGAYESTGAQPTATSVDFAVVAEAAGYRHALLVENTADLTAAVRAALALTGPIMLVVRGTVGGPAGDRASESMDVTAMAGRFTAAVTGRRPA, encoded by the coding sequence GTGACCACCGGCGAAGAGTTCCTCACCGCGCTCGAGGCGCGGGGCGTCACGTTCCTCAGCGGGGTGCCGTGCTCGTACTTCGCCGCGCCACTGCGCCTGCTGGCCGATCACGAGCGGGTCTCCTACGTCCCGGCGGTGAACGAGGGCAGCGCGTTGGCCATCGCCGCCGGCGCGCGACTGGCGGGCGTACCCGCCGGCGTCCTGATCCAGAACTCCGGACTCGGCAACCTCATCAACCCGCTCACCTCGCTGGTCCTGCCGTACTCCATCCCGCTGCTGGTGTTGATGAGCATGCGCGGATATCCGACGGCCGGGCCGGGGGAGCCGCAGCACCGGTTGATGGGCAGGGTCTCCACCACCTGGCTCGACAGCATGGACCTGCCGTACTGGCACTTCGAGCGCGAGGGGATGCCGTTCGTCGAGCTGATGGCCGAGGTGTCCAAGACGCTGGAGTCCGGCCGTACCTGCTTCGTGCTGGTGGGCAAGAACGCCATCGAACCGCCGGGCCCGCTGGCCGAGCCGACCGGCGAGGGTCGGGTGCTGCGCGACGACCTGGTCCGGGCTCTCGCCGCCGAGCTGCGCGACGAAGCGGTCGTGTCGACGACGGGTTACCTGTCGCGGGCCATGTTCGGCGCGGGCGACCGGCCGACGAACCTCTACATGCAGGGCTCGATGGGGCACGCCGCCGGGCTCGCGTTCGGCGCCGCGCTGCAACGCCCCGACCGGCGGTTCGTGGTCCTCGACGGCGACGGGTCGATGCTCATGCACCTGGGCGGGGTGGCGACCATCGGTCGGTACGCGCCGCGGAACCTGGTGCACATCGTCTTCGACAACGGCGCGTACGAGTCGACCGGCGCGCAGCCGACCGCCACCAGCGTCGACTTCGCCGTCGTGGCCGAGGCCGCGGGATACCGGCACGCCCTCCTGGTCGAGAACACCGCCGACCTGACCGCCGCTGTCCGGGCGGCGCTCGCCCTGACCGGCCCGATCATGCTGGTGGTCAGGGGAACCGTCGGCGGCCCGGCCGGCGATCGCGCCTCGGAGTCGATGGACGTGACAGCGATGGCGGGGCGCTTCACGGCCGCGGTCACCGGGCGGCGGCCGGCATGA
- a CDS encoding AfsA-related hotdog domain-containing protein, which yields MSTEDIGYAQTLPRKLVHKWGFDQVFLTSYASTGENETVLGASLPRSHGFYCEFPTEDRTPDLALLIEVCRQACFVVAHTQFGVPVDGNNFQFLLKELSGEFVDTTVFRQGPPTELTVRCRIERIWRRGDVPSGLVWAFTVRVGDVVVATSRMRQTWIDRPTWRTMRVALRAGRGLPEQTVISIPPPSRLAPADVGRVNPANVVLEEVTEDGKDVVATVRADIRHPVLFDHPIDHLYAMVQMEACRQLSLLAGARRLGVPATDLEMCGVSAEFVSVAEFDLPTVVRARMAEPVTTEGRTRLSVELEITQGERLVSTFTLAVRPAAEGRQP from the coding sequence ATGTCGACCGAGGACATCGGGTACGCGCAGACCCTGCCGAGGAAGCTCGTCCACAAGTGGGGCTTCGATCAGGTCTTCCTGACCAGTTACGCGTCCACGGGGGAGAACGAGACGGTCCTCGGCGCGAGCCTGCCGCGCTCGCACGGGTTCTACTGCGAGTTTCCCACCGAGGACCGCACACCGGACCTGGCCCTGCTGATCGAGGTCTGCCGGCAGGCCTGCTTCGTTGTCGCGCACACCCAGTTCGGCGTGCCGGTCGACGGCAACAACTTCCAGTTCCTGCTGAAGGAGCTGTCCGGTGAGTTCGTCGACACGACGGTCTTCCGGCAGGGGCCGCCCACCGAACTGACCGTGCGGTGCCGGATCGAGCGGATCTGGCGTCGGGGTGACGTCCCGTCCGGCCTGGTCTGGGCCTTCACCGTGCGGGTCGGTGACGTCGTGGTCGCCACCTCCCGGATGCGGCAGACCTGGATCGACCGGCCCACCTGGCGGACCATGCGGGTCGCGTTGCGCGCCGGGCGCGGCCTGCCCGAGCAAACGGTGATCTCGATTCCGCCGCCGAGCCGGTTGGCCCCGGCCGACGTCGGTCGGGTGAACCCGGCGAACGTGGTGCTGGAGGAGGTCACCGAGGACGGCAAGGACGTGGTCGCCACGGTACGCGCCGACATCCGGCACCCGGTCCTCTTCGACCACCCCATCGACCACCTCTACGCGATGGTGCAGATGGAAGCCTGCCGTCAACTGTCGCTGCTGGCGGGCGCGCGCCGCCTCGGCGTGCCCGCGACCGACCTCGAGATGTGCGGCGTCTCCGCCGAGTTCGTCTCGGTGGCCGAGTTCGACCTGCCGACCGTCGTGCGGGCCCGGATGGCGGAGCCGGTCACCACGGAGGGCCGGACCCGGCTCTCCGTCGAGCTGGAGATCACGCAGGGCGAACGACTGGTGTCCACCTTCACGCTCGCCGTCCGGCCGGCCGCGGAAGGCCGTCAGCCTTGA
- a CDS encoding nucleoside-diphosphate kinase — MSDDLGRYGREILPTLSVLPAKRRLYGLDLYFQEAWAELVTALGSEDGVLRLLDRTALILFKPDAVVRRMIGPACEWMTARGIRLVAAETCLVSRHVTRALWQHQWNFATPERRALTELYMSRSPSLLLVVQLPPDSVPATVRLSALKGPAVTTERSPEHLRSALATSNHVVNGVHSTDEPADVVRELSIFLDADQRQRVYTHLLDVRDARLDDIVERLYREVPTEADLGFAARRQRWLAVADRTAPDRRRALQRALSRDAGRDRVDWRELAADLSRMDADWSDWDTVVLGTELMVSNEEGLDRVLPGVAPALWTANAAAHQHRWDREWATR; from the coding sequence GTGAGCGACGACCTCGGGCGCTACGGCCGGGAGATCCTGCCCACCCTGTCGGTGCTGCCCGCCAAGCGCCGCCTCTACGGCCTCGATCTCTACTTCCAGGAGGCGTGGGCGGAGTTGGTGACCGCGCTCGGCAGCGAGGACGGCGTGCTGCGGTTGCTCGACCGGACGGCCCTCATCCTGTTCAAGCCGGACGCGGTGGTCCGCCGGATGATCGGCCCGGCCTGCGAGTGGATGACGGCGCGCGGCATCAGACTGGTCGCCGCGGAGACCTGTCTGGTGTCCCGGCACGTCACCCGCGCGCTCTGGCAGCACCAGTGGAACTTCGCCACGCCCGAACGCCGGGCGTTGACCGAGCTGTACATGTCCCGCAGCCCCTCGCTGCTGCTGGTCGTCCAGCTGCCCCCGGACAGCGTCCCCGCCACTGTGCGACTCTCCGCGCTCAAGGGCCCGGCCGTGACCACCGAACGCTCTCCCGAGCACCTGCGGTCGGCGTTGGCGACCAGCAACCACGTCGTCAACGGGGTGCACTCCACCGACGAGCCCGCCGACGTGGTTCGCGAGCTGTCGATCTTCCTCGACGCCGACCAGCGGCAGCGGGTCTACACGCACCTGCTCGACGTGCGGGACGCACGGCTCGACGACATCGTCGAGCGGCTGTACCGGGAGGTGCCCACGGAGGCGGACCTCGGGTTCGCGGCCCGCCGGCAGCGCTGGCTCGCCGTGGCCGACCGGACCGCTCCCGATCGGCGCCGCGCGCTGCAGCGGGCGCTGAGCCGGGACGCCGGCCGGGACCGTGTGGACTGGCGTGAGCTGGCAGCCGATCTCAGCCGGATGGACGCCGACTGGTCCGACTGGGACACGGTGGTCCTCGGCACGGAGCTGATGGTATCGAACGAGGAAGGGCTGGACCGGGTGCTCCCCGGGGTTGCGCCCGCGCTGTGGACGGCGAACGCGGCGGCTCACCAACACCGATGGGACAGGGAGTGGGCAACGCGATGA